gagagagtcagtgagCAGGATAAACTGGGTTTAATCAGTCCTGCAGCAGGCAGGGAATAACTCATCCCTCCGCACTGACACTGCATTGTATTTCATGTTGCATGAGAGAGAATGCAGAGTGCACAGGAGGGGCAGtctgagagagatagatggaggaaaAAATAGAGGGATCTTTTAACCAAGTGACTCAGAGATCAGTGCCTTCCGAATGTAATATGCACGTCGTATTGGTTAAAGTGGGCTACATTTTACCCCCGATTCTACTGAGTCAGTgagcatctttgtgtgtgtgtgtgagggagagtgaaTAGTCTTTTGTAGGCAGCTGAGACAGCATCCTTGAGGTTGTGAGGAAAATGCTGCGGAAAAGCCCCCTTTTGACACAATAATTTGTGAAGTCCGTTTCATGTTTGTGCACTTAGGCGGCATGTAAGATTTCTGCCAGGTCACTGCCTTCTGAAGATGGAAAGGCTCTGTGATCTGATCTGAGGCCTCTGTAGGTTTATTTCTGTcctcctgcagtgtgtgtgctggtgtgtgtgtttgtgtagacggTCTTAACATGGATTAACAATTTAATGCAATCTGGCCACCATCACAAGCGATTGAGGGGCAGCTGTAGATGTTGTCCACTTTGTGACATTCATACAACCTCTCCACCCCATGGACCATCACAGGTATGTAATGCATACTGGTCCCATATAAGCTGGTACATgtcgtatacacacacatgtggatacaagcgtgcaaacacacacacacacacacagggaagtaCATGTGAGTGTATGCGGATgtgcacaaatacagacacacacacacacacacacacacgcacacgcacacgcacagacaacCATACACAGACAACCATACACAGACaaccatacacagacacacacacacacacgcacacacacagacaaccatacacagacacacacacacacacacacacacgcacacacacagacaaccacacacacagacagtctcgATATGCTCGTCTCTCCCCACCCTGTGGTCTGAGATGTGGGGGCCCTAATGTGGGCTTAAGCTGAGTActcccatctctccatctctgctccCCACCACTGTGGCAAGGAGCACACTCACACTGGCCTGATCCCGCACCACAACCAGACACAAAGAAATGGGGTCAGAGAGAGAATGGTCTTACCCTTGATTAACAtatagaattttttttttttcctggcaCACGTTCAATTGTCAAGGTTTCTGTCCTTGCAGCAGAGCACTGTAACAATCCAGGTTTATTGCTGTGTTGCAGTACATTTGCCATGACAGAATCAGCGGAGGCTCAATCCAATGGGCTGTGAAATATGATTAGTGGAATTTTGTGATGCTGAGCTGATTCATTTGTTGTAGTTGTAGATCATTTGTTTATACACTGAGTCttattttttctcctctctcgaAGAGGGATTGTCACATTTTATGATCTTGATGGTTATGCGTGGTATGTGTACACATTATTAGAGGAAAATGCAGTGCAATCTGCAGTTCATCACTTAAACTGAATAATTAAAACGTGGAGATTGATGTTCATATTCCTGCAGGTTCATTTCAGCAAGCTTTTTGAAGATTGTGGGAAGTCTTCCCCCTAGTGTTCAACTCTGtgcaacattaaaaaaaaaactccccatGTTAAAACCTCTGCAGTTATCATGCCTTACCTCAGCAAAGCTCAACAGTGTGCATggttctctcctgtctctcctgtGCAGGTTGGCTGCCATACCATCACGCTCTTCCTTTTCCCGGGGACTTCCTGTCACGTGACCACACTCCTGCCTCGCCTCCACTCCCCAGCATGGAACCCAACAAAGTTCAGTCCGAGGGAGGCCTGAATGTGACCCTGACCATCCGCCTCCTCATGCACGGCAAGGTAACCAACCAACCGACACCcgaccaaccaaccaaccacagAGCACAGGTGGAGCAGGGCAGTGGAGAGCCAGCGCCAAAAAAAGATTGACAgaaaaaacgagagagagaaaagagagagagagagggagagaatgaacaGGGCTTATTGTGAGTCATTCTCCCCAGACGTGACGTGTTGGCTAGAGAGTCTGTGACTCATCAAGATGAGGGAGTATGCCATCTCCTATTGCTAATCAAACGTGGACATGCTACGCTGTCATCGGTAGCAGATATACTGTCTGTCAGAGACCTCAGTACCTCCTGAACAACTAGATTTTTTGGCCATGATTTATGTCTTGGGTTTGCAAACATATCTGATTCAGTGATGAGCCGTGACAGGAATTGAATAAGCGTAAAATGTGGTTCAAtgcctctacctccctctctaactcaatctcactctctttttctttgtctctcacactccttctctgtctctatttTAGGAGGTTGGAAGCATCATAGGGAAGGTATGTGGATTTACTGTGTATAACACCTCACTTATTTACACATCCACCATTATTTGCTGAAAGTAtgttatttactgtattttTAACACTCGACTTCATCTGGTACTTTTAACAGAAAGGGGAAACGGTAAAGAAAATGCGGGAAGAGGTATGTGTGTCGTGCGTCTCCACCGCCCGGGCGTAAAAGAGAACCCagtcttgttgttgttgttgttgttgtaaaagTGAAATGCAATCATATCCAAACTCAtcctgttttttctttctccggCAGAGTGGAGCTCGCATCAACATCTCGGAGGGAAACTGCCCCGAAAGAATCGTCACCATCACAGGCCCCACAGACGCCATCTTCAAGGCCTTTGCAATGATTGCCTACAAGTTTGAAGAGGTATGTTCAGTCGGGGCCTGGAATAAGGCTATCTGAAATGAAGATCGTTTTTTTCTGAGAGAGGGGGTCTTTTCTGTTGTCTGTTTTcttgttcttttctctctctctctccctctctctcttttgtccctcttttttatatataaaatcCCTCGCCAGCTCTTGACAGCCAGTATATAACACTAATCCCCATGTCTGTCTCTGGCAGTCGGGGTGGCATTACGCTCTGAGCTTGGGGTAGTGTTTGAGTAATTCCCCAGTAGAAGCTACTGTAGCAATATATCTGCATGCAATGGTGAAAAAATAATACTTGTAGCAGCTGCTTTTGAGATGTGCAGAACCAATTCAGGACATAAAACAAAATGCCTGACACTTAATAACACACTGTTGTAGGGAGCATTGTTAAACTGAAAAATGATTGTAACAAAAACAGCCTTTGTCCAGCTTTTCTGTCTATGCCTATAATCAAGGTAATGTCAGGTGTTTTTCCAGGACATCGTCAATGCCATGAGCAACAGCCCAGCCACCAGCAAGCCCCCAGTCACTCTGCGGCTGGTGGTGCCAGCCAGCCAGTGTGGCTCCCTCATCGGGAAAGGAGGATCAAAGATCAAAGAGATGAGAGAAGTACGCCAGCCCTGCATGCAAAGCTGCCAACACACTATCTACCAGTGCAGCGTGTGCACTGAATATTTAGAGCATCCCTTTCCTCTGTGTACGGGAGGGAAGTGGATACGTCTCTGACACTAAGCAGCACTACTACAGCCAAATGTTAAATTGTCAGAGATTCAATATTATACAGCATGTACAGCTTCTTAGGGATCCAACTTAAATAAAAAACAGCTTGCAAGACTATGGTTAAAATAATTATGCAAAATACTTTCCAAAAGCTAAAATCAAAATAAAGgttgaaaacaaataaattaaaGGTTTAAGCAAGAAGTAAGTACCACTGTACTTTTATCAGATTGTGCTGACAAAACAATTACTTTTAAATTCAACAACAAGATGGCCAAAGTCTGTAACCTTAAATGGTTCATTATTTTGTCGGATAGAACATCCTGTAGGCTGTCGATGGCCTTGGCAACGTTTTGGCTCACACTAGTGAGCAGAAGCACAGAAAAGGTCTGAGCAAGCCTGGTACAATGATACTTACTTTTCTGTGTGCTACATCTGCGTTGCCACTCAATTTCGAACGTTATAGAGAACTTGGAGAACTAAGAGCATGTTGTTCCTCTGCAGTCCACAGGGGCGCAGGTGCAGGTGGCGGGGGACATGCTGCCCAACTCCACAGAGCGTGCAGTGACAATCTCCGGGACTCCCGAAGCCATCATCCAGTGTGTCAAGCAGATATGTGTCGTCATGCTGGAGGTAGAGTATATGGCGCGGGGGGTGCAGTCATGTCTCTCCCCTGCACCCATAGTATTGCTGGAAGTCTGGTCTGTGTAGTCAATTAAATTTGGCTCGCTGGGCAACTTCCGTCGCACAAAGCACTTCGCCACAGTTAACACCCTCACTGCCCCCTCCCTTGTCCACTCTCCATGCCTGCTTTATAACATGATGACattgaagacattttgtgctaTAAGTATACTCCAGGAGCACTGGCTCCCTCTTGAGAGCTGACGTAACATGCTGTAGGCTACTCCACACCCAACCCCTCTTTGAGTGATGTGTTGGGTtagaattcttttttttttcttattcttTTCATGCTTTCAGTCGATGTCCATGTCGATGCTTATTGATTGATGCAGCTGTTATTTCCCTGGCAGTCCTGTAGACTTGCTGACatgcagacacttttgtcccaCGTAAGTGAAGAAATAGGAAGGGAGGAACAGAAACAAATTGAATATTCTTCACTGGAGTCAAATGTACAATCGGCCATGGTGATGGAGCATGCATCAATGTGCCATGCCATTTAAGGATATTCACGGGAAAAAGCACCATATGCTCTCAGCGTAACCCGCAGGCCTCGAGTGCTTTTCACAATGGGCTGCCACTTtgctcttttatttatttttttcatggtCTATTTTTTGGTGAGAAGAGTGGAAGCGCGTCCTACATTGTGTTGGTAAAGCAGTGCCCGAGGAATCTCAGCACAGGGTTGGCCATGAGCATGCCCTGCctgcctttcttctctctctctctctctctctctctctctatttccacACGTTCCCATGTACCCATGAGATattctctctcaccctttccctctctttgtctctctctctctgtcatctctTTTCCCTAACTTTAGTTTTTCTTTTGAGCCTACTTGTacaaaatgaacacacacacacacacacacacacacacgcacacacacaaacacacccacacacaaataaacaattgAAGGACTGCATTTACACTAGTTTTGACAAATGTTGTGTTCCTGCTATTGATCTGGATGGCCCATTTGGCTAGACAATGGATTTCTgtcagtctacacacacacacacacacacacacacacagagccactctTACCTGTTTGCCGTCTCCTGGTCTAACACCTGGTCTCTGCCTCTTCCCTCTTCCCCGTCTCCTAGTCCCCACCGAAAGGTGCCACCATCCCCTACCGCCCAAAGCCCGCCTCCACCCCCGTCATTTTTTCAGGTGGCCAGGTAAGAGCCGACCCGCTGGCGGCGTCCGCAGCCAACCTCAGCCTTTTACTGCAGCACCAGCCACTGCCTGTTAGTGCACTCAGGTTTTCTCACCTTTTCACTTGCATGCCCACTCCAccaccactacccccccccccccacacacacaaagtggagGGTTAACACGCTCGGGACaaggggaggaggaagatgggGATGGGGGTAGAGCTTCATGGCAGAGCATCACGTTGGAGGGGGTTAAAGggtttcatttatttttgtagGAAGGGAGGGGGGTTGTGGAGATGAAACAGTTGTTTTGAATTTTTCATTCCGTTTTTAGAAACAAAAAGAAATTCTCCTCAAATCACATCAAGGGCCATTGCCATCTTAACAGAGTTTGGGAGGATGATCATTAAATTAGAAATGAGTTTGCTTTTACTGGTATGCTGCAAACAGTGTGCAACACCACCTCTCTTGAGCTGGCTGCATTTAAATATCTAATTACTCCTAACTGagtaatataaataaaaataaatcataataaatataaataaaaatataaatatataaataaaaatgacttgacttgacttgatgtcTGCCATGAGAGTCTCTTTTCAAATCCTCCTCCCCTTTCAAAACAGATATCATATCCTTTTACTGTAACATTCCTACAGTCTCCAGTAATATCAGTTGAATAGAACAATGGTACAGTATGTTTCCTTTGCAGTGTCTTTGATTCTGTATGTGGAACAACTATAGCAGCATAGCAGAAATGTTAAAAGGATATTGTTATCAGTCAATTAATCAGTCATTCCAGCTCATTTTTGCCAACCGTAGAAGTGTGGTTGAAGCGTGAATGATGTGTGATTGAAAGTTGAATTATATCTAACAGAAATGTTCAGACTGCTTGATTCATTCCATCTGTCCAGCTCCGTTAGATATCCATGGCAGCTCTTGTGATAGACATTGATAGTGTCTATCTCAATATGACTTCATTAGAAAAGGCTCACAAAAGAGATGCTTGTTAAACTAAGACCTTTCTCTCAGCCAATATaagaacatacagtatatgtatatagtatatagtaatTGTCATATTTATATCAAAATGCTAACACAGGATGTCATTGAGAAGGTTAAGAACTTCAGTCTGAGAAAAGTTTATTTTAAGTCATATTCAAGTCATGTTTAGTTTTCTTACCCATTAAGTATAAccattgtaaagcaatttgtcGATAATTTAGTTATTTTGTATAAATGCAGAGGCAGCATTCTTGATTTGGTTTGACCTGTTTGTTGTCTTTATGGTGCTGACTGTGTCCTCTCtacctttttctttctctccacagGCCTACACAATTCAGGGACAATATGCCATTCCTCACCCGGATGTGAGTTCCCAGTCTCCTTTtccagtccacacaaacaccaacacatgACATGATTCTGTTTTgcgtttcttttttcccctcttctttTTGTTCTTATCCGACTTGAAGTCATATTAATATTACCCAATAATATTAATACATAATTTTTCATGTCTAATTGGCATCACATTACAATCTGGAATCCTAATGATCCTCTCTCAGTGTAGCAAAATTGTGGACAAGATCTCTCAGGACTTGGCCTGCCGCAGTCAATGAAAATATGACAGAGGACAGGTGCATTACCAGAAAGTGTGCACCCCCTGAAACCTGTCAACGTCTCATCACAAAAATGTACACTGCTTGCGATGTTCCAGGGTCCCCTTCCCAGTAGATCACTGATGGTGAATTGTCTATGGGGTAAGACCCTGGTGTCTGAGGAAAAAGCATCAGACTTGAGGCTTTGCCAGGGCTTTGAGCCAAACAGcctcaatttgtttttttttgaggCTGAGTTGAGTTTTTTGACCACCTCTCTGCCCTGACCCGTGAGCGAGGTTCCATTAGCTTCCTGGGAGAACAGCTCACTACGTCTTTTCATGTCCTTATATGGGCTCTGAGGAGGAGCTTTCATGTCCTTATATGGGCTCTGTGTCTATCTGGCTCCGTTAGTAAACTGAGACCAAGCCGAGAGAGCTGAGTGTGCATCAAGGTACTGGGCGTCCAAATCCCACAAGTCTGCACAGCCTCTGTCTGTAATTCCACTTAATCAGTCTTCATCGCCAGAGCATCCATAGAGATACTCTCTGTCAGTTCCTTTAATTCGGCTGAGGCAGTGATTGATGCCAAGAGAGGCATAGGTTGACATCACCATCACTCAACTTGACGCCGGATGTCCGTTTCACCCTCATTAAAGACTTAGGTGAGCGCTCCAGCCAGGAGctttctcctgctctccttATGCCTATAGGAGATACAAGGAGAAAACAGGAACGAGCAGGGCCGTTTTAAATAGACAGGGCGTTCATTTGaaggctgtttgttttgtttgttgtgcaGTGTTGTACACCATTAAATATTAAATCGCATTAGACTTGACAGACCATAATAGGCTTAGGCGTTTGTGTCTTCCCTGCGGCCTGTGCGTTTGcatgaaacaaataaaacaaaaaaggtTGTGAGGGAAAAAATAATTCATATACCATACTTCAGCATGTCAAAATCTCTTATGATAAAAGATTTCATTGCTTAATCCTGCGAGATCCAAAACTAAGACGTAAACCCAGTCAGAGTGACGCACTCCACCAATTTCACATACCAGAAGTCAGGCCAAGTCCTGCTCAAGAGTCTCGCActttccttcactctctctttcttctctctctctttcttcttccacCACAGTTTGTCCTGGCTTCTGCTCCTCGttgtttcttcctttctttctttctttctttctttctttctttcttccttccttcctttctttctgtctctcttctagTTTTGCATCTTGATTTCTCGGTGTTCACCTCTGTTTCAACAATAACCTCTTAGTTCTACTGTCCCTCCCCCACCTCAGCAGCTGACCAAGCTTCACCAGTTGGCTATGCAGCAAACCCCCTTTACCCCCCTTGGACAGACCACCCCTGCTTTCCCTGGTACGTACCCATCCACCCTTTGGACTATTTCCTTCTCTTTGTACCTGTAGAAAcacactctctgtgtctctctttctcttcctctctctctctctctctcctcctcttattTTCCTGTTTTGTTTCTCCATGACGCACTTCATGACATACCCCCCTGGTGGATGCTCTCCATGACTGTAGCACCTTTGGTTTGATATGATCTTTTTTCCTCGTTTTTTTGACCACATTTTGCTTTAGTTATAAACAAAAACGAGCGCGTGGCAACTCAAAAACAAACCTCAAAATTCGAAAATATATCTGTTAAtaacatgtttttttatgtaACCCTTGAATTCACTATGCACATGTAGAATTTATTTCAGCAATATATGTAGGTATTTTTTATAACCTAAGTTATAAAGTTATAAGTCTCATGAATAAATATAGCTAAGCCTGATTCCATTTTACCCTAGTGTCCTCCACAGGCCATTTGTGTCAGAATTGATTGAACAAAACAGGAACCCGCTCATGAAGTTTCCTCGTAGAAGAACGTCCTAGTGGGTTATTTTTCAACGCCCTTCAAACAGTTCATATGAGGACATGCAAATTTGCCCATCAACAGTCATTTCTCTGTTTTAAAGTGTCATGAGTGTTTAATGACAGCGGTGGGTTTGGGCTTGCGGGTAAAGTTGCGTCATGCTCCAGTATCTTGATCTTAATGAAGGCTGCTATTTCACTTTTATCATTTAAATTGCCCCAGCAGTGTCCAATATATGAATGTACACAGGTTTTCTTATTAGGTTATAAAAATAAATGCATCTCAGCTGtaaaccttctctctctccgcatTATCTCGGCTCCTGGAGGAAGGCCGGAGGCCATTGTTGCCTGATCATGAGCACTTGGCTGCAGCCTCACGGCTCTCCTCCACAGTGTGCTTAAAATGCTGTTTATgctgctctctcttcctctccattcTCCACCTTTTtatgtctctcctcctcactctctctctctcactttctccaccCATCCCTCCttcacccctcccccctctccccctcactctctccacccattcctccttcaccccccccctctctgtcactctctctctccacctatccctccttccctttctctcccctctctgtctctcttccccttcgtccccttctctctctccctccttctctgcgCTGCTCAATGCTGTAGGTCTGGATGCCAGTCCCCCGGCCAGTACTCATGAACTCTCCATTCCCAATGATGTGAGTAGGAGGCCCTTTTAACAGTGTTAATAGGGATACCTTAGGACACATTCCCTGAACGTATTTGATGTTTGCAAGGGTTTATGACATATGCTGCTTTGTAATTTGCAGTTTTAGAAGACATTTAGCCTTCATTACAACATTTGTGGGAAGCTACATTCTCAGAGGAGTATGTGAAGTGTATGAAAccaaagatttttttagttttaatTTTTACACAGCAGGTTGGCACGttctcttttctcctttgtAAGAAATTCTGTAATGTCTTCCCAGCTAATAGGCTGCATAATCGGGCGCCAGGGAACCAAAATCAACGAGATCCGTCAGATGTCTGGAGCGCAGATCAAAATCGCTAATGCTATGGAAGGGTCATCCGAGCGCCAGATAACCATCACTGGAACCCCCGCCAACATCAGCCTTGCTCAGTACCTCATTAATGCAAGGTAACCCCACACTGCGCCCTGAAATAAGTGATAGCCTAGCGGTGGCCCGACCATTCATGCTGTGATGTATGGCTTTGTGTCTACTTCTCCTCTCAATGGAAACCTAGCTTCTTTTTTCTCAAAGAAATGCCTTGAAGTCGCACAAGGACACAGGAGTTTGTCTCTTTAGtagtttttttcttctccctccACGTTGAAATACAAGACTGAGTTTTGAATTAATGTACTCTGTACGTCTTATACTGATGATATCATCTTCTGTTCATTCATAGTGATTTTTCTTTCTAATACAGTCTTCCCGTTTGCAGCCTTAGGCAATCAGCCTCAGTGCTGAAGGTCACACAAGTGCTCTCAGTCCACCACCTTGTTATTTCTTTTGTGTTAAACCATCTCTTTTCTCGTCAGTTAGAGACAGGAAACATTTGTAGTCTGTAGCTGAAAAATAGAGCACACGTGCACATTATGTATCTAAAAAGCTATACATCCCGCAACGTGGCTTCACAGAAAAGGCTACCATGGCAGCAAAAGAGTGAGCTCTATCACTTTGTTAAACGCTGTCGTGTCATGGCGGCACAGATGAATGGAGGGAGCTGTCGCATGTGGTGGTCTCGCTGCTGCGGGCTGCTTAGAGAGAGATTGGCGGCTCCGGGGGTGGGATACTAACGCCTTATTGCTCTCCCACCGTTCCCCACTGGCAGGTTCAGAGACGTGGCAGCCATGTGGAATGACCCATCCTCCATGACTACATCCTGAAGCCCCAAACTGGTGTCATTGTCAGAAGCAAACTGCAgcttcccccctctcctcctattCCAAAACACCCTGCCCAGTTACCTATTGTGCATCCCACCCCTTTAGAGTTCATTAGACCCCCCTCACTTTACAATATACCTTCAGCAGTAGCGTTGCTTGTATGGGTAGGCTATTGCTAAAGATAAAGACAAATAATTGTGGTTTGATTTTGTTCATGTTAAAATGTAGTGATTAAGTATAGTGTTTCAGCATGTTGAATGCTTAGAATCAATCAagctgtattattttatttttgtccttttctttgttttctttttactgCTAGCTTAGTTAAACATGGTTGCTGAATAAGTCTTGTAGTTTCTTGTCAGGAAAGCtttaaaaatgtacaaaaaatgtaaaacgtttaaaaaaaaacacaaaaactgtAATTGCTTTTTGACTGCTAATAAGCAATGCTGTGGGTAGGGCAACTAGAGTGATGTGATGCACCCATGTAAGGAGAATGCTGTGATTGCAGACATGGGTTTCAGAGAACCAAAATGGGTTGGAAATTGTTACAGTTCCAATCAGAGCCTAGGAATTAGCCATTAACACCATTCATTTTTTATGGAtgataaatatgttttttttcttgagtTTAAAAAaggaagtaaaataaaaacatttttttaaagacaTTTTAGCTGGCAAGGGAGTCGATTGTTTTATGCCTGAATGCATCTGATAATCCAAATGCATGACCGATTTACAGACACGCTAAACACATAGAGCCATTAAAAGGTGGACGGCGAAACGTGTCAAGTGCTTTCagaattgttttatttttctctatttttctatctcttcccccccctctccccctgcctccccctctcccctgcctccccctcccccctgactccccctctccccctgcctccccctcccccctgactccccctcccccctgactgttCTAGGCTGACGTCTGAGGTCACTGGAATGGGCACACTCTAATTTCTACCCTTCATCCTTCACTGCATCACATGACCCTTGAGCCAATGGCATTGCACCTAgtttgtttatctctctctctctctctctctgtactcaGCTATCCTGCATTTTAAGTAACTAAGCTAATTTTAATTCTACAATGTGCACATATTTATAAGTCCCAGTTTAATGTTGTTCCTCCCACACCCGTTATCTTGATGCTCCGTATTGGCCCTCAACCTCTTTTTATTTCAAAGGACACTTAACTTTTTTGTCACTCTAGTACCTGACATGCCACTCCATTTATCTGTAAATTCATTCACTTCATATTCTTGTGAAACACTTTACTCTATGATTGTCACTAAATGTATCTCAtttgacatactgtacaatatTCACAACAgcataaagaataaaaaaaacacatatgcacacaaaggaCTAAACCAAATTATAATTTCAAGGAGAAAAGCCAATCTATGTGGGCTTCATAGTAAACCACAGTCAACAACTTTACTCACCATGATAACGTTATGAGAGTCCATATTAAAGACAGGAAATGGATGGAATGCTTGCATCTCCTGCcactgtgcatttgtgtgtgtttgttcgtgTGGCACTTGGGAACAATACTCTAGATGCATTATCACTCTCTCCTGTATTCGTTTGATAATCTGGTCACAGAACTGATAATGTACAAGCAGCCCAATGAATAAACATCAAGTAGACTGGGCTGTGGTGACTCAGGCTCACCGTCAGGTCTATTCAGAGATCTTTTCTTAAGTAGACTCCTAAGCTGAGTGTTGTGCTTG
The sequence above is a segment of the Alosa sapidissima isolate fAloSap1 chromosome 2, fAloSap1.pri, whole genome shotgun sequence genome. Coding sequences within it:
- the pcbp3 gene encoding poly(rC)-binding protein 3 isoform X4, which gives rise to MHSYVATLGWLPYHHALPFPGDFLSRDHTPASPPLPSMEPNKVQSEGGLNVTLTIRLLMHGKEVGSIIGKKGETVKKMREESGARINISEGNCPERIVTITGPTDAIFKAFAMIAYKFEEDIVNAMSNSPATSKPPVTLRLVVPASQCGSLIGKGGSKIKEMRESTGAQVQVAGDMLPNSTERAVTISGTPEAIIQCVKQICVVMLESPPKGATIPYRPKPASTPVIFSGGQVRADPLAASAANLSLLLQHQPLPAYTIQGQYAIPHPDLTKLHQLAMQQTPFTPLGQTTPAFPGLDASPPASTHELSIPNDLIGCIIGRQGTKINEIRQMSGAQIKIANAMEGSSERQITITGTPANISLAQYLINARFRDVAAMWNDPSSMTTS
- the pcbp3 gene encoding poly(rC)-binding protein 3 isoform X3; translation: MHSYVATLGWLPYHHALPFPGDFLSRDHTPASPPLPSMEPNKVQSEGGLNVTLTIRLLMHGKEVGSIIGKKGETVKKMREESGARINISEGNCPERIVTITGPTDAIFKAFAMIAYKFEEDIVNAMSNSPATSKPPVTLRLVVPASQCGSLIGKGGSKIKEMRESTGAQVQVAGDMLPNSTERAVTISGTPEAIIQCVKQICVVMLESPPKGATIPYRPKPASTPVIFSGGQVRADPLAASAANLSLLLQHQPLPAYTIQGQYAIPHPDQLTKLHQLAMQQTPFTPLGQTTPAFPGLDASPPASTHELSIPNDLIGCIIGRQGTKINEIRQMSGAQIKIANAMEGSSERQITITGTPANISLAQYLINARFRDVAAMWNDPSSMTTS
- the pcbp3 gene encoding poly(rC)-binding protein 3 isoform X8; the encoded protein is MHSYVATLGWLPYHHALPFPGDFLSRDHTPASPPLPSMEPNKVQSEGGLNVTLTIRLLMHGKEVGSIIGKKGETVKKMREESGARINISEGNCPERIVTITGPTDAIFKAFAMIAYKFEEDIVNAMSNSPATSKPPVTLRLVVPASQCGSLIGKGGSKIKEMRESTGAQVQVAGDMLPNSTERAVTISGTPEAIIQCVKQICVVMLESPPKGATIPYRPKPASTPVIFSGGQAYTIQGQYAIPHPDLTKLHQLAMQQTPFTPLGQTTPAFPGLDASPPASTHELSIPNDLIGCIIGRQGTKINEIRQMSGAQIKIANAMEGSSERQITITGTPANISLAQYLINARFRDVAAMWNDPSSMTTS
- the pcbp3 gene encoding poly(rC)-binding protein 3 isoform X2, whose translation is MHSYVATLGWLPYHHALPFPGDFLSRDHTPASPPLPSMEPNKVQSEGGLNVTLTIRLLMHGKEVGSIIGKKGETVKKMREESGARINISEGNCPERIVTITGPTDAIFKAFAMIAYKFEEVFFQDIVNAMSNSPATSKPPVTLRLVVPASQCGSLIGKGGSKIKEMRESTGAQVQVAGDMLPNSTERAVTISGTPEAIIQCVKQICVVMLESPPKGATIPYRPKPASTPVIFSGGQVRADPLAASAANLSLLLQHQPLPAYTIQGQYAIPHPDLTKLHQLAMQQTPFTPLGQTTPAFPGLDASPPASTHELSIPNDLIGCIIGRQGTKINEIRQMSGAQIKIANAMEGSSERQITITGTPANISLAQYLINARFRDVAAMWNDPSSMTTS
- the pcbp3 gene encoding poly(rC)-binding protein 3 isoform X1, whose amino-acid sequence is MHSYVATLGWLPYHHALPFPGDFLSRDHTPASPPLPSMEPNKVQSEGGLNVTLTIRLLMHGKEVGSIIGKKGETVKKMREESGARINISEGNCPERIVTITGPTDAIFKAFAMIAYKFEEVFFQDIVNAMSNSPATSKPPVTLRLVVPASQCGSLIGKGGSKIKEMRESTGAQVQVAGDMLPNSTERAVTISGTPEAIIQCVKQICVVMLESPPKGATIPYRPKPASTPVIFSGGQVRADPLAASAANLSLLLQHQPLPAYTIQGQYAIPHPDQLTKLHQLAMQQTPFTPLGQTTPAFPGLDASPPASTHELSIPNDLIGCIIGRQGTKINEIRQMSGAQIKIANAMEGSSERQITITGTPANISLAQYLINARFRDVAAMWNDPSSMTTS
- the pcbp3 gene encoding poly(rC)-binding protein 3 isoform X5, yielding MHSYVATLGWLPYHHALPFPGDFLSRDHTPASPPLPSMEPNKVQSEGGLNVTLTIRLLMHGKEVGSIIGKKGETVKKMREESGARINISEGNCPERIVTITGPTDAIFKAFAMIAYKFEEVFFQDIVNAMSNSPATSKPPVTLRLVVPASQCGSLIGKGGSKIKEMRESTGAQVQVAGDMLPNSTERAVTISGTPEAIIQCVKQICVVMLESPPKGATIPYRPKPASTPVIFSGGQAYTIQGQYAIPHPDQLTKLHQLAMQQTPFTPLGQTTPAFPGLDASPPASTHELSIPNDLIGCIIGRQGTKINEIRQMSGAQIKIANAMEGSSERQITITGTPANISLAQYLINARFRDVAAMWNDPSSMTTS
- the pcbp3 gene encoding poly(rC)-binding protein 3 isoform X6; this encodes MHSYVATLGWLPYHHALPFPGDFLSRDHTPASPPLPSMEPNKVQSEGGLNVTLTIRLLMHGKEVGSIIGKKGETVKKMREESGARINISEGNCPERIVTITGPTDAIFKAFAMIAYKFEEVFFQDIVNAMSNSPATSKPPVTLRLVVPASQCGSLIGKGGSKIKEMRESTGAQVQVAGDMLPNSTERAVTISGTPEAIIQCVKQICVVMLESPPKGATIPYRPKPASTPVIFSGGQAYTIQGQYAIPHPDLTKLHQLAMQQTPFTPLGQTTPAFPGLDASPPASTHELSIPNDLIGCIIGRQGTKINEIRQMSGAQIKIANAMEGSSERQITITGTPANISLAQYLINARFRDVAAMWNDPSSMTTS